GGGTCCTACACTTTGTTTTGATTCAAAACTGTTGGTAAGTTGCTGCAAAGCAAATAGAAAAAACAGGTGCCAGCCGAGGTTACTTCCAACTCCAGTTTGGCATGTCATTACCGCCGTTTGTAGTCAGGCGGCGTTTCTGTGTTCCGTCAGCCAGCATGCTCCAGATTTCCATCTTGCCGCTGGCGGTACTGGCATAAACGATATGGCGTCCATCAGGCGACCACGACGGGAAGTCGCAGCGGCCGCTATCATGCGTCACTTGAACCCAGCGGTAGGAGCCGCCGGCGCCAGGTGCGACCTCCTGCACATAAATGTCCTGTCCTCCTGGAGCGCCAGGTCCGTATTTCCGGTTCCACGCAAAAGTAAGGAATTGCCCGTTCGGCGACCATGACGGAGAAGTCGCGTATCCGATGTCCGTCAGGCGAGTCACACCGGCTCCATCGGCGTCCATGATGTAGACCTGGGGTAGACCGCTGCGCCCACTGATCCAGGCGATCTGGGCATTTGTCCGGGGGTTCCACACCGGCGAGACATCTGGACCACGGAAGGAGGTCAGACGATGCGCTCCGTTACCATTGGCGTCCGTCTCCCAGATCTCCGGGTCACCGGTGCGTGAACTCGAGAAGGCGAGGCTATTGCCTGTTGAAGCCCAGGCGGGTGAAAGATTGGTTCCGCCAAAGCTGGGGAAGTTCACGACACGTCCCAGAACCAGCGAATACATCCGAATTCCCCAGCCATCTTTGCCAAGAGAGGAGAAGGCGATACGGGTGCCGTCAGGCGAGATGCGGGGCGACAGGGAAACCGTGCCCAGATGCGTGATCTGGTGCTGGTTTGAGCCGTCGTAATCCATCATCCAGATCTCTTTCGTTCCACCGGCCTGGTGAACGTAAACGATCTTGGTCTCCGCGATTCCGGGGATACCGCCGCCAAGACGGAAGATAATCTCGTCGGCGAAGCGGTGTGCGATCTGCCGGGCCGAGTCATCGGTGGCGTCTTCGCTGTACTGCTTGGCCAGGACCTGAGGATACTGGACGTTCTTGGTGTCAAAGAGCCATCCGTTGACGACCAGCTTGCCGGACTGCACGGTAGCCGAACCGAAGGCGACCATGGCGGCGCTGACCGGAGCGGGCGACCACTGCTGCACGTTCATCTCGCTGGGAGCTCCAGGCATCGCCTGGGGCATCAGACTCTTCGAGACTAGGTCGAAGATGCCGGCATTGGAGAGATCGGCATAGAAGACCGAATCGAAGGTGTGTTTCAGCGCAGCGGAATCGCCCGATCCCTGTTTGAAATCGGCGGCGGCGATGCGGATTTTATCGACGCCGGTGCTGGTCTCGGTCTTGAACCAGTCCTGGGCGTGGGCGGGGACCACCGTTGTGACGACTGCGGCCACGAACGCTAGAAGAACGTTGAACTTACGCGACGGACTTTGCATTCTCATCCTATGGTATGACGGAACTTAATCCGGTTTGATGCGGTAATCCTCAATGGGGCTGGTAATGAAAGGTGTACTCCACCGTAATGTGGTCGCCCGCGGGCAGGGGTCCGAAGCCGTCCACACGTTCCAGGGCGTGCAAAGCTGAGGCGTCGAGCGACGGTGAGCCCGAGCGTTGTCCCATGCGGACGTTGGTTGGGGTACCGTCCCGCAAGATATCGAAGATGATGGTGACGCTGCGTCCCACTGAGGTGACGGGATCAGCCTCTCGCGTGAACCAGTTCTGCGCTACAGTGCGGTTCACGACATTAACGTAATAGGCATAGCGGGCACCGAAAGCAGAATCCTGAACAGCAACGGACGCGGTTCCATTGGTCACCTGCATGGTCGACTGCTGAATCCGGATACCTGATGTCTCACCGGTTTGCGCCACATTTGGCTTTGGTGGCGGCATTGGTTGCGGATGTTTTGGAGGAGCAGGCGTGTCCTGCTGAGCGACCTTAGGCGGCTTTGGCGGCTGTTTCACCGGAATCGGAATCTCATCCGGCTTCGGCGGTGCAACAGTCTGCGGTGTAGGCTCTTTCGGCGCCGGACTAGGCGCGTCCGATGTCAGCACCTGATCTTTGTCGAAGCGCTGCGTCGAAGGCAGAGGAATCGCCGTGACCATCGTCGCCTGAATCGCTCCTGCCTGAGCCGTGGCCGCACCCCAGTTCGATCCGCGATGGACCAGGAAGCCCGCAGCGACGACGCCGCCAAGTACAAGAGCATGCACAATCACCGACCCGGCGAGATTACCGCCGAGTGCGTCTGGCTCTGTCCATGTGTGATCGTTCGGCATGGTCTACTTCTCGATCGGTTGGGTCACGATGCTGATGTTGGTAATCCCTGCCCGTTTCACGGCGTCCATCACCGAGGCGAAGGCGCCAAAGGGAACACGTTCGTCTGCGCGCAGGTAGATGATCTTCTTCGCAGGGTTAGCTGATCCGTTGCGAAGAAGTGTGGGAAGGTCGTTGATGTTAACCTGCTTGTCCTGCAGAAAGACGATCTGATCTTTGTTGATCGTTACGACCTGCCGCTCCTCAGTGACCTGGTTGACGGAGCGGGTCTTAGGCACAGCGACATCGATCCCAGACTGCAGTACCGGTGCGGTCAGCATGAAGATGAGCAGCAGCACCAGCACGACGTCAATCAACGGCGTCATGTTGATCTCTGCGAGGGAGGTTTGCGTTCTACCGCCGTTGGAGAAGGCCATATCGCTCTCTCCTTAGTACTGCCGCACCCGGCGCTCTTCCACCTGAGGAGCAGCGGGCTGAGACATGGCGGCGTTCTCGATCGCTGAGAGAAGCTCGCGTGCGAAATCATCCATGCGCGAACCGAACTCCCGCAGACGGGCAGTGAACTGGTTGTAGCCGATAACGGCCGGAATTGCGACGACCAGACCGGCAGCGGTCGTAATCAGAGCCTCAGAGATACCGGGCGCCACGGCGCGCAGTGTCGCCGCACCCTGAGTGCCAAGGCCGTGGAAGGCATCGATGATACCCATCACCGTTCCGAACAGACCAACGAAGGGGGCGATGGCAGCAATGGTTGCCAGCCATGTCAGCCGCGACTCCATGCGGGTCAGTGCCTCAGAAGAAGCGGTCTGTGCCGCACGCTCCAGGGCCACAGGGTTCCGCGGAAGTCCACGGCCGCCGGTCTGACGCTGGTACTCTTCGTTGATCTCGGTAAAGACAATAACGAGGGGCGAGGGCTTGAACTGTTCGGCTACCGTGGCAATCTCGCTAAGACGCTGAGATTTGCGAAAGGCGCGGACAAAGCGCTGAGACTGTGTCTGGGCGCGGCGGAAGCTAGACCATTTCGCGAGGATAATGGCCCAGGAAAAGACACTCGCGAAGGTCAGCAGCACCAGCACAGCCAAAGCGACCGGACCGGAGTTGTGGAGCATCTCGAGCAGCGCGGAACCGCCGGCTCCCGTGGGAGGAAGCGGTGCGGCCTGCTGATCGGCGGTCTCCTGCATGCGCAGGAGAAAAGAGGCTAGGAGATGTACGTGGGTCATCGTCATCACAAAATGCTTATTCTCAGTGTAAACGCGCAAATTGGGCAGAAGTTGGATGAGGTTCCCAGTTTGGTGCATGCGTTTGTTATGCTCAGGCTGCCATGCTGTTGGAATTACGAGCCGAAAACTATGCCGTAATGGACCACGCCGTGGCCGGATTCGGTCCCGGCCTGAATCTTCTGACCGGCGAAACCGGCGCCGGCAAGTCCATTCTGATTGATGCGCTTGCGCTGCTGATGGGCGGTAAAGCGTCCAGTGACGTCGTCCGTCACGGCGCCGACAAAGCAGTGGTGAGCTGTGTCTTTGAGACCACACCCGGAGCGGAAGTGCTTCTTGAGGAAAACGGAATCGACATCGAGTCCGACGAGATTCTGCTTCGCCGAGAGATTGCCCTGAACGGCAAAGGACGCGTCTGGGTGAATAACCAGCCCGCAACCGTCGCCGTACTGCGGCAGCTTGCACCGGAACTCGCCCTGATCCATGCCCAGAGCGACACGCTGGCAGCCTTTGACCAGGCGCAGCAACGCGGGCTTCTCGACCGCTATTTGGGAGAAGGCGGCTCCGTCTTTTCTGACGTAAGCGCTGCCTATGCGACCTGGAATGAGGCCAGCTCGCGCCTTCGCGAGCTGGAAGGAGACGAGCAGGACCGCTTGCGGTCGGCCGATCTCTGGAGCTTTCAGGCGAAGGAGATCGAGGAAGCCGGCCTCACCAGCCCCGACGAGGACACCGCTCTTGAGACCGAAAAACGTGTTCTGGCGAACTCCGAGAAGCTTTACTCCTGCGCCATGACCGCGCTCGATCTCCTGTATGAAGGAGAAGGAGCGGCCGCGTCGAAACTAGGAGCGGCGCTTCGCCAGGTTGAGGAACTCGCCCGGTTTGATAGCAGGTTCGCCGACTCGGCGCAGCAGCTCGCAGGCGCCAAGGCGTCTGTTGAAGATGTTGGAGCGCTGGTGCGCGACTACGCCGAAGGAATCAATGCCTCTCCCCAGCGCCTGGAGGAGATTGAGGATCGCCTGGCTCATCTCGATCGGCTGAAGCGTAAGTACGGCCGCACGCTGGCTGAAGTCATCGCACACGGGCAGGAAGTCACCCGCAAGCTGGGTGAGATCGAAAACCGGGACGAGCTCGTCAAGCAGGTCCGCAAGCAGTTGGAGGCGGCAGCCTTGGAGTATCGTCTCGTCGCGGGACGGCTGACGGCCGAACGCAAGAGCGCCGCTGCTCGCCTGGAGAAGGTTGCTGAGAAGCAGATCAACGATCTCGCCATGAAGGTCCGCTTCGAGGTAAAGGTCACCTGGGAAGAAGACGAGGGCGCGTGGACGGTGCACGGCTGGGACAATATCTCGTTCCTTATCGCGACCAACGTGGGGGCGCCTCTGGCTCCATTGACAGAGATCGCCTCCGGCGGCGAGATGTCGCGTGTCATGCTGGCGCTGAAGGTATCGGTCGAGGACGGTGTCAGCAAGCTGCGTAAGAAGACGCCGTTGCCGCGCACATTGATCTTTGACGAAATCGATATCGGCATCGGTGGACGAGCAGCCGAGGCCGTGGGACGCAAGCTCAAGCAGCTCAGCAAAGGCCAGCAGGTACTCTGCATTACGCACCTGCCTCAGATCGCGGCCTTCGCCGATACACACCTGGTGATTGAGAAGACGGTGAAGGCAGGCAAGACTCGCACCGGCGTACGGGAGACAAGCAGGGAAGAGCGCGTGGACGAGATTGCCCGCATGCTGAGTGGCGCCACCATTACCGATGCCAGCCGCAAGAATGCCGAGCAGATGATCGGCGAAGCCGAAGTTGCAGAATCTGTGTGAGGAGCGATAAAGGATCGATGCGAACGCTGAAGTGGATCGGGTTGGTGCTGCTGTTAGTTGCCGTCGTTATCCTTGGCGGGCTGGAGATCGCTCACTGGAGTTTGCCGAACTCCAATACGCAGCAGGCGAAGTTTGACGCCATTGTTGTGCTGGGCACGCCTTCGAAGGATGATGGAACCCCTTCACCGGAGCAGAGAGAACGAGTGCTTGAAGGTGTCAGGCAGTGGAAGGCAGGCATTGCTCCGGTCATCATTATGACTGGCGGGGCGGCACACAATCGCTTTGTTGAGGCCCACTCAATGGCTGTTTATGCCGAGCAGCAGGGCGTTCCGGAATCTGCCGTAATCGAAGAGGGCAAGGCACAGAATACGGTTCAGAATATCTATTACTCGAACGAGATCATGAAGCAGCATGGCTGGCACTCGGCGGAGGTGGTCAGCTCAAAGAGCCATCTGCCGCGCGCAGGCATGATCCTGTCGCATTTCCCGCTGGAATGGAAGACAGACGGCTCCGCTAAGCCGGCCGAGGACGGCTGGTGGCGTGAAGCTGTCTTTGAGTTCAATGAAGCGCAGTACTGCTGGACACTCCGCCGCAAGGGTTTCCCGAAGTCGAAGTTCCTGCCCCAGTAACTTCGCTCGGGCGATGGCTTTCCCAACTGCGTAGGATTCTGGTCGGGTAGAGAAGCCGATTTCTCCGCTTCGCTGCGAATTGACAAAGCAGAATAACCCATCCCAATGAAGTTGGCCTCGAACCAGGTTCGGTACCGCCTTTTCAACATCCTGCAGCCACTGCCAAAGCTCACTAGAATTAACCCATGGCAGCCGAGTTCACCCACCT
This genomic window from Terriglobus albidus contains:
- the tolB gene encoding Tol-Pal system beta propeller repeat protein TolB, with amino-acid sequence MQSPSRKFNVLLAFVAAVVTTVVPAHAQDWFKTETSTGVDKIRIAAADFKQGSGDSAALKHTFDSVFYADLSNAGIFDLVSKSLMPQAMPGAPSEMNVQQWSPAPVSAAMVAFGSATVQSGKLVVNGWLFDTKNVQYPQVLAKQYSEDATDDSARQIAHRFADEIIFRLGGGIPGIAETKIVYVHQAGGTKEIWMMDYDGSNQHQITHLGTVSLSPRISPDGTRIAFSSLGKDGWGIRMYSLVLGRVVNFPSFGGTNLSPAWASTGNSLAFSSSRTGDPEIWETDANGNGAHRLTSFRGPDVSPVWNPRTNAQIAWISGRSGLPQVYIMDADGAGVTRLTDIGYATSPSWSPNGQFLTFAWNRKYGPGAPGGQDIYVQEVAPGAGGSYRWVQVTHDSGRCDFPSWSPDGRHIVYASTASGKMEIWSMLADGTQKRRLTTNGGNDMPNWSWK
- a CDS encoding TonB family protein; this translates as MPNDHTWTEPDALGGNLAGSVIVHALVLGGVVAAGFLVHRGSNWGAATAQAGAIQATMVTAIPLPSTQRFDKDQVLTSDAPSPAPKEPTPQTVAPPKPDEIPIPVKQPPKPPKVAQQDTPAPPKHPQPMPPPKPNVAQTGETSGIRIQQSTMQVTNGTASVAVQDSAFGARYAYYVNVVNRTVAQNWFTREADPVTSVGRSVTIIFDILRDGTPTNVRMGQRSGSPSLDASALHALERVDGFGPLPAGDHITVEYTFHYQPH
- a CDS encoding ExbD/TolR family protein; translated protein: MAFSNGGRTQTSLAEINMTPLIDVVLVLLLIFMLTAPVLQSGIDVAVPKTRSVNQVTEERQVVTINKDQIVFLQDKQVNINDLPTLLRNGSANPAKKIIYLRADERVPFGAFASVMDAVKRAGITNISIVTQPIEK
- a CDS encoding MotA/TolQ/ExbB proton channel family protein translates to MTHVHLLASFLLRMQETADQQAAPLPPTGAGGSALLEMLHNSGPVALAVLVLLTFASVFSWAIILAKWSSFRRAQTQSQRFVRAFRKSQRLSEIATVAEQFKPSPLVIVFTEINEEYQRQTGGRGLPRNPVALERAAQTASSEALTRMESRLTWLATIAAIAPFVGLFGTVMGIIDAFHGLGTQGAATLRAVAPGISEALITTAAGLVVAIPAVIGYNQFTARLREFGSRMDDFARELLSAIENAAMSQPAAPQVEERRVRQY
- the recN gene encoding DNA repair protein RecN, which gives rise to MLLELRAENYAVMDHAVAGFGPGLNLLTGETGAGKSILIDALALLMGGKASSDVVRHGADKAVVSCVFETTPGAEVLLEENGIDIESDEILLRREIALNGKGRVWVNNQPATVAVLRQLAPELALIHAQSDTLAAFDQAQQRGLLDRYLGEGGSVFSDVSAAYATWNEASSRLRELEGDEQDRLRSADLWSFQAKEIEEAGLTSPDEDTALETEKRVLANSEKLYSCAMTALDLLYEGEGAAASKLGAALRQVEELARFDSRFADSAQQLAGAKASVEDVGALVRDYAEGINASPQRLEEIEDRLAHLDRLKRKYGRTLAEVIAHGQEVTRKLGEIENRDELVKQVRKQLEAAALEYRLVAGRLTAERKSAAARLEKVAEKQINDLAMKVRFEVKVTWEEDEGAWTVHGWDNISFLIATNVGAPLAPLTEIASGGEMSRVMLALKVSVEDGVSKLRKKTPLPRTLIFDEIDIGIGGRAAEAVGRKLKQLSKGQQVLCITHLPQIAAFADTHLVIEKTVKAGKTRTGVRETSREERVDEIARMLSGATITDASRKNAEQMIGEAEVAESV
- a CDS encoding YdcF family protein; translated protein: MRTLKWIGLVLLLVAVVILGGLEIAHWSLPNSNTQQAKFDAIVVLGTPSKDDGTPSPEQRERVLEGVRQWKAGIAPVIIMTGGAAHNRFVEAHSMAVYAEQQGVPESAVIEEGKAQNTVQNIYYSNEIMKQHGWHSAEVVSSKSHLPRAGMILSHFPLEWKTDGSAKPAEDGWWREAVFEFNEAQYCWTLRRKGFPKSKFLPQ